A stretch of the Tachyglossus aculeatus isolate mTacAcu1 chromosome 6, mTacAcu1.pri, whole genome shotgun sequence genome encodes the following:
- the LOC119930091 gene encoding selenide, water dikinase 2, which yields MDSCVIPLRHGGLSLVQTTDFFYPLVEDPYMMGRIACANVLSDLYALGITECDNMLMLLSVSQKMNEEEREKIMPLMIKGFRDAAEEGGTSVTGGQTVVNPWIIIGGVATVVCQPNEFIMPDNAVPGDVLVLTKPLGTQVAVNAHQWLDNPEKWNKIKLVVSREDVELAYQEAMFSMAMLNRTAAGLMHTFNAHAATDITGFGILGHAQNLAKQQRSEVSFVIHNLPIIAKMAAITKACGNRFGLLQGTSSETSGGLLICLPREQAARFCAEIKSPKYGEGHQAWIIGIVEKGNQTARIIDKPRIIEVTPRGAAAPPPDNNSSASPETGS from the exons ATGGACTCCTGTGTGATTCCCTTGAGGCACGGGGGTCTCTCACTTGTACAGACCACAGACTTCTTTTACCCCTTGGTGGAAGATCCTTACATGATG GGGCGCATCGCCTGTGCCAATGTGTTAAGTGATCTTTATGCCTTGGGCATTACTGAATGTGACAACATGCTGATGTTACTCAGTGTCAGCCAGAAGATGAATGAGGAG GAGCGAGAGAAGATAATGCCACTTATGATCAAAGGCTTTCGGGATGCTGCTGAGGAAGGAGGAACCTCAGTAACCGGTGGACAGACTGTGGTGAACCCTTGGATTATAATTGGAGGCGTTGCTACTGTGGTCTGCCAGCCTAATGAGTTCATCAT GCCAGACAATGCAGTTCCTGGAGATGTACTTGTGTTAACCAAACCATTAGGGACACAGGTTGCTGTCAATGCTCACCAATGGCTGGATAAT CCAGAGAAATGGAATAAAATCAAGCTGGTGGTGTCCAGAGAAGATGTAGAACTGGCCTATCAGGAAGCTATGTTCAGTATGGCAATGCTGAACAGGACGG CTGCTGGCTTAATGCACACCTTCAATGCTCACGCAGCCACAGATATCACTGGCTTTGGCATCTTGGGACACGCTCAAAACCTGGCCAAACAACAGCGGAGCGAAGTTTCCTTCGTCATTCACAACCTACCCATCATTGCCAAGATGGCTGCTATTACCAAAGCCTGTGGCAATCGCTTTGGCCTGCTCCAAGGAACCTCTTCAGAAACCTCTG GGGGCCTGCTGATCTGTCTGCCCCGAGAGCAGGCGGCTCGCTTCTGTGCTGAGATCAAATCCCCCAAGTACGGCGAAGGCCACCAGGCGTGGATTATTGGCATCGTGGAAAAGGGGAACCAGACAGCCCGGATCATCGACAAGCCTCGGATTATTGAGGTCACCCCCCGGGGCGCTGCCGCCCCACCTCCCGACAACAATTCCAGTGCCAGTCCCGAAACGGGCTCGTGA